In Capsicum annuum cultivar UCD-10X-F1 chromosome 11, UCD10Xv1.1, whole genome shotgun sequence, one genomic interval encodes:
- the LOC107847964 gene encoding lactoylglutathione lyase isoform X1: MATSLSTPTFSLLSLLQSTINKPSLSPSFFTIKPKVSNFCRFISSSMASDSKDLPINNPGLHATPDEATKGYFLQQTMFRIKDPKVSLEFYSKVMGMSLLKRLDFPEMKFSLYFMGYEDTSSAPSEQVERTAWTFGQKATLELTHNWGTESDPNFTGYHNGNSEPRGFGHIGVTVDDVYKACERFESLGVEFVKKPLDGKMKGIAFIKDPDGYWIEIFDTKNIKEAAGPAS, encoded by the exons ATGGCTACTTCACTATCTACACCAACCTTTTCTTTACTATCTTTGCTTCAATCAACCATTAATAAACCTTCCTTATCACCTTCTTTCTTCACCATCAAACCCAAG GTTAGTAATTTTTGTAGGTTTATATCATCATCAATGGCTTCAGATTCAAAGGATTTGCCTATTAACAACCCAGGCCTTCATGCTACTCCTGATGAAGCAACTAAAGGTTACTTTTTGCAACAAACT ATGTTTAGAATTAAGGACCCCAAAGTGAGTCTTGAATTCTACTCAAAAGTGATGGGCATGTC CTTGCTCAAGAGACTGGATTTTCCAGAGATGAAGTTCAGCTTATACTTCATGGGGTATGAG GATACATCATCAGCACCCAGTGAACAAGTCGAGCGTACGGCTTGGACCTTTGGTCAGAAAGCTACATTAGAGCTTACACA CAACTGGGGTACTGAGAGTGACCCTAATTTTACAGGTTATCACAATGGAAATTCGGAACCACGTGGCTTTG GACACATAGGTGTTACTGTTGATGACGTCTACAAGGCTTGCGAGAGATTTGAAAGTCTGGGAGTGGAGTTTGTAAAGAAACCTCTTGATG GAAAAATGAAAGGTATTGCATTTATTAAAGATCCCGATGGCTATTGGATCGAGATCTTTGAcacaaaaaatatcaaagaagCTGCTGGTCCTGCTTCTTAA
- the LOC107847964 gene encoding lactoylglutathione lyase isoform X2, with protein sequence MASDSKDLPINNPGLHATPDEATKGYFLQQTMFRIKDPKVSLEFYSKVMGMSLLKRLDFPEMKFSLYFMGYEDTSSAPSEQVERTAWTFGQKATLELTHNWGTESDPNFTGYHNGNSEPRGFGHIGVTVDDVYKACERFESLGVEFVKKPLDGKMKGIAFIKDPDGYWIEIFDTKNIKEAAGPAS encoded by the exons ATGGCTTCAGATTCAAAGGATTTGCCTATTAACAACCCAGGCCTTCATGCTACTCCTGATGAAGCAACTAAAGGTTACTTTTTGCAACAAACT ATGTTTAGAATTAAGGACCCCAAAGTGAGTCTTGAATTCTACTCAAAAGTGATGGGCATGTC CTTGCTCAAGAGACTGGATTTTCCAGAGATGAAGTTCAGCTTATACTTCATGGGGTATGAG GATACATCATCAGCACCCAGTGAACAAGTCGAGCGTACGGCTTGGACCTTTGGTCAGAAAGCTACATTAGAGCTTACACA CAACTGGGGTACTGAGAGTGACCCTAATTTTACAGGTTATCACAATGGAAATTCGGAACCACGTGGCTTTG GACACATAGGTGTTACTGTTGATGACGTCTACAAGGCTTGCGAGAGATTTGAAAGTCTGGGAGTGGAGTTTGTAAAGAAACCTCTTGATG GAAAAATGAAAGGTATTGCATTTATTAAAGATCCCGATGGCTATTGGATCGAGATCTTTGAcacaaaaaatatcaaagaagCTGCTGGTCCTGCTTCTTAA